The following proteins come from a genomic window of Rhodospirillales bacterium:
- the tsaD gene encoding tRNA (adenosine(37)-N6)-threonylcarbamoyltransferase complex transferase subunit TsaD, whose product MLAPDRTVLGIESSCDETAAAIVDSRRRIRANVILSQHAQHSPFRGVVPELAARSHADRLDLTIQEALREAECSWEALDAVAATAGPGLLGGVLVGTVTAKCIALVHGLPYIAVNHLEAHALTPRLTDSVEFPYLALLVSGGHSQFVAVAGVGRHRLLGTTLDDAAGEAFDKAARLLGLGFPGGPAIERAARDGDPDRFPLPRPLAGRANADLSFSGLKTALVHVMGRQGSDPLDTRTRADLAASFQKAVAETLADRLEQAVRAFRRLHPTGTVVVLAGGVAANQSLRARLDVVASNHAMRLVAPPPRLCTDNAAMVAWAGLERLAEGSVSPLEEPARARWPLAGGHP is encoded by the coding sequence ATGTTGGCTCCCGACCGGACCGTGCTGGGGATCGAAAGCAGCTGCGACGAGACCGCCGCCGCCATCGTCGATTCCCGGCGCCGGATTCGCGCGAACGTCATCCTGTCGCAGCACGCCCAGCACTCCCCCTTCCGGGGGGTCGTGCCCGAACTCGCCGCGCGGAGCCACGCCGACCGCCTCGACCTGACGATCCAGGAGGCGCTCCGCGAGGCGGAATGCTCCTGGGAAGCCCTCGACGCTGTCGCCGCGACCGCGGGTCCCGGCCTCCTCGGCGGCGTGCTCGTGGGCACCGTAACCGCGAAATGCATCGCCCTCGTCCACGGCCTCCCGTACATCGCCGTGAACCATCTCGAGGCGCACGCTCTCACGCCGAGGCTCACCGACAGCGTGGAGTTTCCCTATCTGGCCCTGCTCGTGTCCGGGGGGCACAGCCAGTTCGTCGCCGTGGCCGGCGTCGGCCGTCACCGGCTGCTCGGCACAACCCTTGACGATGCTGCCGGAGAGGCATTCGACAAGGCGGCCCGGCTCCTGGGCCTCGGCTTCCCCGGCGGGCCGGCCATCGAACGCGCGGCCCGCGACGGAGACCCCGACCGGTTTCCCCTGCCCCGGCCCCTGGCCGGCCGGGCCAACGCGGACCTGTCCTTCAGCGGCCTGAAGACCGCATTGGTACACGTGATGGGACGGCAGGGTTCGGACCCCCTCGATACCCGGACCCGCGCCGATCTTGCCGCGTCCTTCCAGAAGGCGGTGGCGGAAACCCTGGCGGACCGACTGGAGCAGGCCGTCCGCGCCTTCCGGAGGCTGCATCCGACCGGAACCGTCGTCGTGCTGGCCGGCGGCGTGGCGGCAAACCAGTCGTTGCGCGCGCGGCTGGACGTGGTTGCCTCGAATCACGCGATGCGCCTCGTCGCGCCGCCGCCGCGGCTGTGCACGGACAATGCGGCGATGGTGGCCTGGGCCGGACTTGAACGGCTGGCGGAAGGCTCGGTGTCACCGCTGGAAGAACCGGCCCGAGCCCGCTGGCCGCTCGCCGGCGGCCATCCATGA
- a CDS encoding NAD(P)-dependent glycerol-3-phosphate dehydrogenase yields the protein MTRISVIGAGAWGTALGAVLARATGSETTLWARRREVADAINRTHGNPELLPGVDLPPTLRATATLREATADVMVVAVPAQHVRTVISLLGGSVPPDAALVLCAKGIERTSGYLMSEVIADILPTARVAILSGPSFASEVAQGLPTALALATDDAGLADRVQGLFAGSALRIYANDDPIGTQVGGAAKNVLAIACGIAIGAGYGENARAALIARGIAEIRRLGIACGGRAETLAGLAGIGDIVLTCTSAASRNYAFGLRLGSGASADNPRTQGRAVVEGAASAGAIWQLARRLDVDMPIAESVVQILDEGGDLRTVAAELLARPPRVDGEAA from the coding sequence ATGACCCGCATCTCGGTCATCGGCGCGGGGGCATGGGGGACCGCTCTTGGAGCGGTCCTTGCCCGCGCCACCGGCAGCGAGACCACCCTGTGGGCACGGCGACGGGAAGTGGCCGACGCCATCAATCGCACCCATGGCAATCCCGAGCTCCTGCCGGGTGTCGACTTGCCACCGACCCTCCGCGCCACTGCCACGCTGCGCGAAGCGACGGCTGACGTTATGGTGGTCGCCGTTCCCGCCCAACACGTCCGGACGGTCATTTCCCTGCTCGGCGGATCGGTTCCGCCGGACGCGGCACTGGTGCTCTGCGCCAAGGGCATCGAACGGACCAGCGGCTACCTGATGAGCGAGGTGATTGCCGACATCCTCCCGACGGCCCGGGTCGCCATCCTCTCGGGGCCATCCTTCGCGAGCGAAGTGGCGCAGGGCCTGCCGACCGCGCTTGCCCTTGCCACCGATGATGCCGGCCTCGCGGACCGGGTTCAGGGCCTGTTCGCCGGGTCTGCCCTGCGGATCTACGCGAATGACGACCCCATCGGGACGCAGGTCGGGGGCGCCGCCAAGAATGTATTGGCAATCGCCTGTGGCATCGCCATTGGGGCCGGCTACGGCGAGAACGCCCGCGCCGCATTGATCGCGCGTGGGATCGCGGAGATTCGCCGACTGGGGATTGCGTGCGGCGGGCGCGCGGAAACCCTTGCCGGTCTCGCGGGGATCGGCGACATCGTGCTGACCTGCACCAGCGCCGCGTCCCGGAACTATGCGTTCGGCCTTCGCCTGGGTTCCGGCGCCAGTGCCGACAACCCGCGGACCCAGGGCCGGGCCGTTGTGGAGGGCGCAGCCAGCGCCGGCGCCATCTGGCAGCTCGCGCGACGCCTTGATGTGGACATGCCGATCGCCGAAAGCGTCGTGCAAATCCTCGATGAAGGCGGCGACCTCCGAACGGTCGCGGCGGAGTTGCTCGCGCGACCGCCCCGCGTGGACGGCGAGGCCGCCTGA
- a CDS encoding undecaprenyl-diphosphate phosphatase, whose amino-acid sequence MTTLELWIYGFVQGATEFLPVSSSAHLYALEEFFGWPDAGRALAVASHTGTLVAVIMACRSQVVRLASGILMLALGRSDQTEAREALRILAASVPLFIAGVVVALQVPTATLAQLPVMAAATAGGGLLLLAADRGWLRFRSARMDGFATYWFIGLMQALALVPGASRAGCVMTAARIAGWDRTASANVAFVLGLPAIAGATAVEAWRLAQTGDVGLVTAAATVLVVAFVSALAAIWLLMRWLRQRSFLPFVIYRFVLAGLLAWMALHAP is encoded by the coding sequence GTGACCACGCTCGAACTCTGGATCTACGGTTTCGTACAGGGCGCCACGGAGTTTCTTCCCGTCAGTTCCTCGGCGCATCTGTACGCGCTAGAGGAGTTCTTCGGCTGGCCTGACGCAGGACGCGCGCTCGCCGTGGCGAGCCACACCGGCACCCTGGTCGCCGTCATCATGGCCTGTCGCAGCCAGGTGGTCAGGTTAGCGAGCGGAATCCTGATGCTCGCCCTTGGACGCTCCGACCAGACAGAAGCCCGGGAGGCGCTTCGAATCCTGGCGGCAAGCGTACCCTTGTTCATTGCCGGTGTGGTTGTCGCCCTCCAGGTGCCCACGGCGACACTCGCGCAGCTTCCCGTCATGGCGGCCGCCACCGCGGGCGGCGGGCTCCTGCTGCTGGCGGCAGACCGTGGATGGCTGCGGTTCCGGTCAGCTCGGATGGATGGGTTCGCCACCTACTGGTTCATCGGGCTCATGCAGGCTCTGGCACTCGTCCCCGGCGCCAGCCGAGCTGGTTGCGTGATGACCGCCGCCCGAATCGCCGGCTGGGACCGAACTGCCTCGGCCAACGTGGCTTTCGTGCTCGGCCTGCCGGCAATCGCAGGCGCCACGGCCGTGGAAGCGTGGAGACTCGCCCAGACCGGCGATGTCGGGCTGGTCACCGCGGCGGCAACGGTGCTGGTGGTGGCGTTCGTTTCGGCGCTCGCAGCGATCTGGCTGCTGATGCGCTGGCTGCGGCAACGGAGCTTCCTTCCGTTCGTGATCTACCGGTTCGTGCTGGCCGGTCTCCTCGCGTGGATGGCGCTCCACGCCCCGTAG
- the rpsP gene encoding 30S ribosomal protein S16 translates to MSLKIRLSRGGAKKNPHYRIVVADSRSPRDGRFIERVGTYHPLRPKDADDRVNLDLDRIRHWMERGANPTDRIKRFLVDAGVLPRPAKFGAVPASPAEPEDTAAEPTA, encoded by the coding sequence ATGTCGCTGAAGATTCGTTTGAGCCGTGGCGGGGCCAAGAAAAACCCGCACTACCGGATCGTCGTGGCCGACTCCCGGAGTCCGCGCGATGGCCGCTTCATCGAACGGGTGGGCACGTACCACCCGTTGCGGCCCAAGGACGCCGACGACCGGGTCAACCTAGATCTTGACCGCATTCGACACTGGATGGAGCGCGGGGCGAATCCAACGGACCGGATCAAACGGTTTCTTGTCGACGCCGGCGTGCTGCCACGGCCTGCCAAGTTTGGCGCCGTGCCGGCCTCACCGGCCGAGCCCGAGGACACGGCGGCCGAACCTACCGCCTGA
- a CDS encoding NnrU family protein — translation MVALAAGVVLFVALHLLPMLRGSARAYLTRVLGEIPYRALFAVGALIAVGLMVWGWRVAPVIPVYAVPPSIAWLGTGLAFASVVLFLSSVYPSRLRQWARHPQLAGVALWSAGHLLHGAAVHGLVLFGGLGAWALAWAFVEGWGPSKSKRVVALHFDLLGLSASVLAAVIIGWVHGLVYGNLV, via the coding sequence ATGGTTGCGCTGGCGGCCGGCGTCGTCCTGTTCGTAGCCCTGCACCTGCTGCCGATGCTGCGTGGGTCGGCCCGCGCCTACCTCACCCGAGTCCTGGGCGAAATCCCCTACCGGGCGCTCTTCGCGGTGGGCGCCCTGATCGCCGTGGGCCTCATGGTCTGGGGCTGGCGAGTCGCCCCCGTCATTCCGGTGTATGCAGTGCCGCCATCGATCGCGTGGCTGGGTACCGGGCTGGCCTTCGCCTCGGTCGTGCTGTTCCTGTCGAGCGTCTACCCGTCGCGTCTGCGTCAATGGGCCCGGCATCCGCAGCTTGCCGGGGTCGCCCTATGGAGCGCCGGGCATTTGCTGCACGGTGCTGCCGTGCACGGCCTCGTGCTCTTCGGGGGGCTCGGAGCATGGGCGCTCGCATGGGCATTCGTGGAGGGTTGGGGGCCGTCGAAGTCGAAGCGGGTCGTGGCGCTCCACTTCGACCTGCTGGGGCTTTCCGCTTCCGTCTTGGCGGCCGTCATCATCGGCTGGGTCCACGGGCTGGTGTACGGCAACCTCGTGTAG
- the rimM gene encoding ribosome maturation factor RimM (Essential for efficient processing of 16S rRNA): MSRPTPSDDPTRGACAAHRIVLARIVRAHGVRGAVRCRLYVEEADALSRAGPVRLSDGRVTRVRVLAADGEHALCELDGVDDRTAAAALAGSELTVPRSRLPDPESGSYYHADLTGLRVRDTADQPQGTVVAVHNFGAGDLLEVKPANRPTVFVPFTSEAVPAVDLAGGFLRADARWFATETVNDPTPATAGMQHDDP; encoded by the coding sequence ATGAGCCGTCCCACGCCCAGCGACGACCCGACGCGGGGTGCTTGCGCGGCCCACCGGATCGTGCTCGCGCGCATCGTTCGGGCACATGGCGTCCGCGGCGCCGTTCGATGTCGCCTGTACGTGGAAGAGGCCGACGCCCTGTCCCGCGCTGGCCCGGTGCGCCTGTCGGACGGAAGAGTCACCCGGGTGCGGGTGCTCGCAGCCGACGGCGAGCACGCCCTTTGCGAACTCGACGGGGTCGATGACCGTACCGCTGCAGCGGCCCTCGCCGGGAGCGAGCTGACGGTTCCCCGCAGCAGGCTCCCCGATCCCGAATCCGGCAGTTACTACCACGCTGATCTGACGGGCCTGAGGGTCCGCGACACCGCTGACCAACCGCAGGGCACGGTGGTCGCGGTGCACAATTTCGGTGCCGGCGACCTCCTGGAAGTCAAACCGGCGAACCGACCCACGGTATTCGTCCCGTTCACCAGCGAAGCCGTGCCGGCCGTGGACCTCGCCGGAGGTTTCCTCCGGGCGGACGCCCGATGGTTCGCCACCGAGACGGTGAATGATCCCACTCCGGCGACCGCAGGCATGCAGCATGACGACCCGTGA
- the trmD gene encoding tRNA (guanosine(37)-N1)-methyltransferase TrmD → MTTRDAPWRATVFTIFPEMFPGPLGHSLAGRALETGVWSVETVDIRRFASDKHASVDGPAFGDGGGMVMRPDVLAAAFDAHATAPGPALALSARGQPLTQTRVRALVAGPGVRLVCGRYEGIDERFLEARDVEEISVGDYVLSGGEPAALAVIDAVVRLLPGVTGTVERLANESFEDGLLEHPQYTRPRTFEGRVPPAVLVSGDHAAIARWRRAASEQSTRARRPDLWREHLRTRHPDGPASGQENDR, encoded by the coding sequence ATGACGACCCGTGATGCGCCCTGGCGGGCCACCGTCTTTACGATCTTTCCCGAGATGTTTCCGGGGCCCCTCGGACATTCGCTGGCCGGCCGCGCGCTGGAGACCGGAGTCTGGTCCGTTGAGACAGTGGACATTCGTCGCTTCGCAAGCGATAAACACGCCTCAGTAGACGGACCGGCCTTCGGGGACGGCGGGGGCATGGTCATGCGCCCCGACGTTCTTGCCGCCGCCTTCGACGCGCATGCCACCGCACCCGGGCCTGCGCTGGCGCTGTCGGCGCGAGGGCAACCCCTCACGCAGACGCGGGTTCGGGCTCTCGTGGCCGGGCCAGGGGTGCGCCTGGTGTGCGGACGCTACGAGGGAATCGACGAGCGCTTCCTCGAGGCGCGCGACGTGGAGGAGATTTCGGTCGGTGATTACGTGTTGTCCGGCGGTGAGCCGGCGGCGCTTGCGGTCATCGATGCTGTAGTGCGGTTGCTGCCCGGGGTTACTGGGACAGTGGAGCGCCTTGCAAACGAATCGTTCGAGGACGGTTTGCTCGAGCATCCCCAGTACACGCGGCCGCGCACGTTCGAGGGCCGCGTGCCTCCGGCGGTGCTGGTGTCGGGCGACCACGCCGCGATCGCACGCTGGCGGCGTGCCGCGTCGGAACAGAGTACCCGGGCACGGCGTCCGGACCTTTGGCGGGAGCACCTCCGGACCCGCCACCCAGACGGCCCCGCAAGCGGCCAGGAGAACGACCGATGA
- the rplS gene encoding 50S ribosomal protein L19, giving the protein MNVIDAIEREQIAEAKARHSVPDFRPGDTVRVSVRVTEGSRQRVQAFEGVCIGRTSRGMGSTFTVRKVSYGEGVERVFPLYAPIIESIEVVRQGRVRRAKLYYLRERSGKSARIRERRRTASGRAAKTAPADED; this is encoded by the coding sequence ATGAACGTCATCGACGCGATCGAGCGAGAGCAGATTGCCGAGGCCAAGGCGCGGCACTCGGTACCGGATTTCAGGCCCGGGGACACCGTGCGCGTGAGCGTCCGCGTGACCGAAGGTTCGCGCCAGCGCGTACAGGCGTTCGAAGGGGTCTGCATCGGCCGCACCAGCCGCGGCATGGGCTCGACGTTCACCGTCCGAAAGGTGAGCTACGGCGAGGGGGTGGAGCGCGTCTTCCCGCTATACGCGCCGATCATCGAAAGCATCGAGGTCGTGCGTCAGGGCCGCGTGCGGCGCGCCAAACTGTACTACCTGCGCGAACGTTCCGGGAAGTCGGCGCGGATTCGCGAGCGCCGCCGAACCGCTTCCGGCCGCGCGGCGAAGACAGCGCCGGCCGACGAGGACTGA
- the leuC gene encoding 3-isopropylmalate dehydratase large subunit encodes MPATGPQTLFAKIWDRHVVETRDDGVTLLYIDRHLVHEVTSPQAFEGLRAAGRPVRRPELALAVADHNVPTEGRVHGIADETARLQVVTLEDNVREFAIPYLPLLDARQGIVHVIGPEQGFTLPGTTVVCGDSHTATHGAFGALAFGIGTSEVEHVLATQTLLQRRPKTMRITITGQPPVSVDAKDLILSVIGRIGAAGGTGHVIEYAGAAVRALSMEGRMTVCNMSIEAGARAGLIAPDATTFDYLQGRPMAPAGDAWEAACADWRTLPTDPGATFDREVELDVAELKPHVTWGTSPQDAVAIDAAVPDPAAEANPDRREIMERGLAYMDLAPGTLLAEVPIDRVFIGSCTNARIEDIRAAAAVARGQTVAERVQAMVVPGSGLVKEQAEAEGLDRILVDAGFDWREPGCSMCLGMNPDQLAPGERCVSTSNRNFEGRQGRGGRTHLASPATAAASAIRGMIADHRALAGGAA; translated from the coding sequence ATGCCCGCGACCGGTCCGCAGACCCTATTTGCGAAAATCTGGGATCGCCACGTCGTCGAGACCCGCGACGACGGGGTCACACTCCTGTACATCGACCGTCACCTCGTTCACGAAGTCACCAGTCCGCAGGCTTTCGAGGGCCTCCGCGCGGCCGGGCGACCGGTACGGCGCCCCGAACTGGCGCTGGCAGTCGCCGATCACAACGTTCCGACTGAAGGCCGGGTTCACGGAATTGCGGACGAAACCGCTCGCCTGCAGGTCGTCACGCTCGAGGACAACGTCCGGGAGTTCGCGATCCCCTATCTGCCATTGCTCGATGCCCGGCAGGGAATCGTGCACGTCATCGGTCCTGAACAGGGGTTCACGCTGCCCGGGACGACGGTCGTCTGTGGCGACAGCCACACCGCGACCCACGGCGCATTCGGCGCCCTCGCCTTCGGGATTGGCACCAGTGAAGTCGAGCACGTGCTCGCCACGCAGACGCTGCTCCAGCGCCGACCGAAGACCATGCGGATCACCATCACCGGTCAGCCGCCGGTCAGCGTGGATGCCAAGGACCTGATCCTCAGCGTGATCGGCCGCATTGGCGCGGCCGGCGGAACCGGGCACGTGATCGAGTACGCCGGTGCTGCGGTCCGCGCCTTGTCGATGGAAGGCCGCATGACGGTCTGCAACATGTCGATCGAGGCCGGGGCGCGGGCGGGGCTGATCGCTCCCGACGCGACGACGTTCGACTACCTCCAGGGACGGCCGATGGCACCCGCCGGAGATGCCTGGGAAGCGGCCTGCGCCGACTGGCGCACGTTGCCGACCGACCCCGGCGCGACGTTCGACCGGGAAGTAGAACTGGATGTCGCGGAGCTCAAGCCGCACGTGACGTGGGGAACGAGTCCGCAGGACGCTGTTGCGATCGACGCGGCCGTGCCGGACCCGGCCGCCGAAGCGAACCCGGACCGTCGCGAAATCATGGAGCGCGGGCTTGCCTATATGGACCTGGCGCCGGGAACGCTGCTGGCAGAGGTTCCTATTGACCGGGTGTTCATCGGATCGTGCACGAACGCCCGAATCGAGGATATCCGGGCCGCCGCAGCCGTTGCCCGCGGCCAGACCGTGGCCGAGCGTGTGCAGGCCATGGTCGTGCCGGGATCAGGCTTGGTGAAGGAGCAGGCTGAAGCCGAGGGGCTGGACCGGATCCTGGTCGATGCCGGGTTCGACTGGCGCGAGCCCGGCTGCTCGATGTGCCTCGGAATGAACCCCGACCAGCTTGCGCCGGGCGAGCGTTGTGTATCGACTTCCAATCGAAATTTCGAGGGCCGTCAGGGACGCGGTGGACGCACCCATCTGGCAAGTCCGGCGACGGCTGCAGCGAGTGCCATTCGCGGCATGATTGCGGACCACCGGGCCCTGGCCGGAGGGGCTGCCTGA
- the leuD gene encoding 3-isopropylmalate dehydratase small subunit: protein MDAFVRLEGVAAALPMANVDTDMIIPKQFLKTIQRTGLGKFLFHDRRQTQDGREIDTFVLNRSPWRDAEILIAGTNFGCGSSREHAPWALADFGIRCVVAPSFADIFFNNSSKNGILLVALPESDIETLMKDASEPETARMIVDLEQCTITRADGTVLAFEVDAHRRHCLLNGLDDIGLTLERTREIVSYEAQAADSRPWLTPGP, encoded by the coding sequence ATGGATGCATTTGTCCGCCTGGAGGGGGTCGCTGCCGCGCTCCCGATGGCGAATGTCGACACCGACATGATTATCCCGAAGCAGTTCCTGAAGACCATTCAGCGAACCGGCCTCGGCAAGTTTCTCTTCCACGACCGCCGGCAAACGCAGGACGGCCGCGAGATCGACACGTTCGTGCTCAACCGCTCCCCGTGGCGGGACGCGGAGATCCTGATTGCCGGCACCAATTTCGGGTGCGGTTCGTCGCGCGAGCACGCGCCCTGGGCGCTTGCCGACTTTGGCATCCGGTGTGTCGTGGCGCCGTCGTTCGCCGATATCTTCTTCAACAACAGTTCGAAGAACGGAATCCTGCTGGTCGCATTGCCGGAATCGGACATCGAGACACTGATGAAGGATGCAAGCGAGCCCGAAACCGCCCGCATGATCGTCGACCTCGAACAGTGCACCATCACGCGAGCTGACGGCACGGTCCTCGCGTTCGAGGTGGATGCGCACCGCAGGCACTGCCTGCTCAACGGCCTCGATGACATTGGGCTCACGCTCGAGCGCACACGCGAAATCGTGTCCTACGAAGCACAGGCGGCAGACTCCCGGCCCTGGCTCACTCCGGGTCCGTGA
- the leuB gene encoding 3-isopropylmalate dehydrogenase, with translation MASNRRVVLLAGDGIGPEVANEARRVVEWLDHRRSVGFDLSEALIGGAAYEATGHPLPDATMEAAQGSDAVLLGAVGGPQWEALDFSLRPERAILGLRKQLDLFANLRPAKVFDALSDASSLKPEVLRGLDLMIIRELTGGIYFGEPRGVETLPDGTRRGVNTEVYTTPEIRRVGAVAFELARGRGGKVHSVEKANVMESGGLWREEIQELRDADFADVELHHMYADNCAMQLVRDPHQFDVVVTSNLFGDLLSDISAQLTGSLGMLPSASLGALGPGGSRAALYEPVHGSAPDIAGEGKANPIAMVLSLAMLLRHSLDQDADAELIERAVGNVLDSGLRTADILQPGLTAVSTEDMGRAICTELDRLAA, from the coding sequence ATGGCAAGCAACCGACGCGTCGTACTCCTCGCGGGAGACGGGATCGGGCCCGAAGTGGCAAACGAAGCGCGGCGCGTGGTGGAGTGGCTTGACCACCGCCGGTCCGTCGGTTTCGACCTGTCCGAGGCACTGATCGGGGGCGCAGCCTACGAGGCCACCGGCCACCCGCTGCCCGATGCGACGATGGAGGCCGCCCAGGGGTCGGATGCCGTGCTCCTCGGGGCGGTCGGTGGTCCGCAGTGGGAGGCTCTCGACTTTTCCCTCCGACCCGAGCGCGCGATCCTGGGCCTTCGAAAGCAGCTTGACCTGTTTGCGAACCTGCGCCCGGCCAAGGTCTTCGACGCTCTGAGCGATGCCTCCAGCTTGAAGCCCGAAGTCCTGCGCGGCCTCGATCTCATGATCATCCGTGAACTCACTGGCGGCATCTATTTCGGAGAGCCCAGAGGCGTCGAGACGCTCCCTGACGGCACCCGCCGGGGGGTCAATACGGAGGTCTACACCACGCCCGAGATTCGGCGCGTGGGAGCGGTGGCATTCGAACTTGCGCGTGGGCGTGGAGGAAAGGTCCATTCGGTCGAAAAGGCCAACGTGATGGAATCGGGCGGCCTGTGGCGCGAGGAGATTCAGGAGCTTCGTGACGCCGACTTTGCCGATGTCGAACTCCACCACATGTACGCCGACAACTGCGCCATGCAGCTGGTCCGTGATCCGCACCAGTTTGATGTCGTGGTGACCAGCAACCTGTTCGGCGATCTGCTCTCCGACATCTCGGCGCAGCTGACGGGATCACTCGGCATGCTGCCGTCCGCTTCGCTCGGCGCGTTGGGACCGGGCGGGTCCCGGGCCGCCCTTTACGAACCCGTCCACGGAAGCGCGCCTGACATCGCCGGCGAAGGAAAGGCAAACCCCATCGCCATGGTGCTGTCCCTCGCAATGCTGCTTCGGCATTCGCTGGATCAGGATGCGGACGCCGAATTGATTGAGCGGGCTGTCGGCAATGTCTTGGACAGCGGCCTTCGGACTGCCGACATTCTCCAACCCGGTCTGACCGCCGTCTCCACCGAGGACATGGGCCGGGCAATCTGCACCGAACTCGACCGGCTCGCTGCCTGA
- a CDS encoding aspartate-semialdehyde dehydrogenase, protein MSVRVAVVGATGAVGRRMLHTLDARNFPASSVVALASSRSRGRKVSFGEGRTLTVQSLEDFDFTETDLALFSAGGSVSAEHAPRAAATGTIVVDNSSYFRMEEDVPLVVPEVNADALRRVGQRNIVANPNCSTIQLVVALKPLHDIVPIRRVVVSTYQSVSGAGMGAMEELEAQVRGELFNEQAAIERLPRRIAFNVVPHIDVFEDDGSTREEWKMVHETRKILDPEIALAATCVRVPVFIGHAEAVNVEFAGPVSPSDATDALMVAPGVEVVDADDVQMYATPIDCVHEDPVFVSRIRTDPTVDHGLQFWTVADNVGKGAALNAVQIAEQLLRGNFLH, encoded by the coding sequence ATGAGTGTGCGAGTTGCCGTGGTCGGGGCTACCGGTGCCGTCGGGCGGCGGATGTTGCACACGCTGGATGCGCGGAACTTTCCAGCTTCTTCCGTGGTGGCGCTGGCTTCATCGCGATCCCGTGGCCGCAAGGTGTCCTTCGGTGAGGGCCGAACCCTTACGGTGCAGTCTCTCGAGGACTTTGACTTCACCGAAACTGATCTTGCCCTGTTCTCTGCAGGTGGCAGTGTCTCCGCAGAACACGCACCGCGGGCGGCGGCAACCGGTACGATCGTCGTGGACAACTCCTCCTATTTCCGGATGGAGGAAGACGTTCCGCTCGTGGTCCCGGAAGTCAATGCCGACGCGCTGCGACGGGTCGGGCAACGCAACATCGTTGCAAATCCCAATTGTTCAACCATTCAGCTGGTCGTCGCGCTGAAGCCCCTGCATGACATTGTTCCCATCCGGCGCGTGGTGGTCTCGACGTATCAGTCCGTGTCCGGGGCCGGCATGGGTGCCATGGAAGAGCTGGAGGCCCAGGTCCGCGGAGAACTCTTCAACGAACAGGCTGCAATCGAACGGCTTCCCCGGCGGATTGCCTTCAACGTGGTCCCGCACATCGACGTATTCGAAGACGATGGGTCCACGCGCGAAGAATGGAAAATGGTGCACGAGACCCGCAAGATCCTCGATCCGGAGATCGCGCTCGCCGCGACTTGCGTGCGGGTACCGGTGTTCATCGGACATGCGGAAGCGGTGAACGTGGAGTTTGCGGGCCCGGTTTCGCCCTCCGACGCGACCGACGCGCTCATGGTGGCCCCCGGTGTGGAGGTCGTCGATGCCGACGATGTTCAGATGTATGCGACACCGATTGACTGCGTACATGAGGATCCGGTGTTCGTGTCGCGAATCCGGACCGACCCCACGGTGGATCACGGGCTGCAATTCTGGACCGTTGCGGACAATGTGGGCAAAGGGGCGGCGCTGAACGCGGTGCAGATCGCTGAGCAGCTGCTGCGCGGCAACTTCCTGCACTGA